The Kordia sp. SMS9 genome window below encodes:
- a CDS encoding phospholipid carrier-dependent glycosyltransferase → MNFIHEKNYVWILVIVCFFIFFMNLDVLYPNIMEARNFITAREMVTDDNWLLTTMNGEPRYEKPPLPTWLAAISGMLFSFNNLMALRIPSAIITLILVLFSYRFGVYFLKDKKQAFINSLILATSFYIIFAGRNGTWDIFAHGFMMIGIYYIFQFFSSSEKIWRNAILAGICIGVSFMSKGPVSHFALFLPFLIAYSIVYKYSNFQKKWGPLIGLVLVTALISVWWPYYISVMDGETATAIANKETTAWQNRNVRPFYYYWSFFVQSGAWTVVAFVSLLYPYLKTRVENLKAYKFSLFWTLAAVILLSLIPEKKSRYLLPVLIPLAYTTSFFVMHIFRAFTKRMHTYERVPVYLNFGLIGLAGVAFPIVGFIFLQDKLDGFYFSFILTSIALVLIGFFILKYLYQHKIQQVFYLIVFFLMTAVTFGFPLANAFLENPKYNSLRDISRKTETEKIPVYMFNIQSPELVWDYGGKVPLLHSHALEIPKEPTFKTLVMIGAKKSLEKAFPNAKITYLETFDLNPVDETNGGYKDRLRTDMYLVEK, encoded by the coding sequence ATGAATTTCATACACGAGAAAAATTACGTTTGGATTTTAGTCATCGTATGTTTTTTTATCTTTTTTATGAATTTGGATGTCTTATATCCAAATATCATGGAAGCGAGAAACTTCATTACAGCGCGCGAAATGGTCACAGACGACAATTGGTTGCTTACGACCATGAACGGCGAACCGCGCTACGAAAAACCGCCATTACCAACATGGTTAGCTGCGATTTCGGGAATGTTATTTAGTTTTAATAATTTAATGGCATTGCGCATTCCTTCTGCAATCATCACATTAATTCTAGTACTTTTCTCCTATCGTTTTGGTGTGTACTTTTTGAAAGATAAAAAACAAGCCTTCATCAACAGTTTGATCCTAGCAACATCGTTTTACATCATTTTTGCAGGAAGAAACGGAACCTGGGATATTTTTGCACACGGTTTCATGATGATTGGCATCTATTACATATTTCAATTCTTTTCTAGTAGCGAAAAAATCTGGAGAAATGCGATCCTTGCGGGAATATGTATTGGGGTATCATTCATGAGCAAAGGTCCTGTATCGCACTTTGCATTATTTTTACCGTTTTTGATCGCGTATAGCATCGTTTACAAATACAGCAATTTTCAAAAAAAATGGGGTCCGCTGATTGGACTCGTATTGGTGACTGCTCTTATTTCCGTGTGGTGGCCGTATTACATAAGCGTGATGGATGGCGAAACGGCAACCGCAATTGCCAATAAAGAAACGACAGCGTGGCAAAATCGAAATGTACGTCCGTTTTACTACTATTGGAGCTTCTTTGTACAATCGGGAGCGTGGACAGTGGTGGCGTTTGTGAGTTTATTATATCCTTACTTAAAAACGCGTGTAGAAAACTTAAAAGCGTATAAATTCAGTCTCTTTTGGACCTTGGCTGCGGTAATTTTACTATCGTTAATTCCTGAAAAAAAATCACGCTACTTATTGCCTGTATTGATTCCGTTGGCGTATACGACGAGTTTTTTTGTAATGCATATTTTTCGTGCCTTTACAAAACGTATGCACACATACGAACGTGTTCCTGTATACCTAAATTTCGGATTGATCGGATTGGCTGGAGTTGCGTTTCCTATTGTTGGGTTTATCTTCTTACAAGACAAATTGGATGGGTTTTATTTCTCTTTCATTTTAACTTCTATTGCGCTCGTATTGATTGGATTTTTCATTTTAAAATATCTTTATCAGCATAAAATTCAACAGGTTTTCTATTTGATCGTTTTCTTCTTGATGACTGCTGTAACCTTTGGTTTTCCATTAGCGAATGCTTTTTTAGAAAATCCGAAGTACAATTCACTCCGAGACATTTCGCGCAAAACGGAAACAGAAAAAATTCCTGTATACATGTTTAACATACAATCGCCAGAATTGGTATGGGATTACGGTGGAAAAGTTCCGTTATTGCACAGTCACGCATTGGAAATTCCGAAAGAACCTACTTTTAAAACCTTGGTGATGATTGGTGCAAAGAAAAGTCTGGAAAAAGCCTTTCCAAATGCTAAAATTACCTACCTAGAAACCTTTGATCTAAATCCTGTAGACGAAACAAACGGTGGTTATAAAGATCGTTTGCGTACGGATATGTATTTGGTGGAAAAATAG
- a CDS encoding NAD(P)-dependent oxidoreductase, protein MKILITGIAGFIGSHVAEHLHDQGHEVIGIDNFSDYYPVDLKNKNAATLKAKGITILQADLRETTSIQQLPEAVHYIFHFAAQPGIAATSTFEDYLTNNVIATQNLLSYALQLDALKLFVNIGTSSIYGLNATFPETEAPKPASHYGVTKLAAEQLVLHNSRLNKLKACSLRLYSVYGSRERPDKLFTKLLDCALNHKTFPLFQGSLSHLRSFTHVSDIVQGIVSVIGKEEVCNGEIFNIGTEAEYTTQQGVDAVEKLLQTTIQFENLPPRSGDQQRTKANIDKARKLLNYNPTVTLEEGVAEQLAWFREL, encoded by the coding sequence ATGAAGATACTTATTACGGGAATTGCGGGTTTTATTGGTTCGCACGTTGCAGAACATTTACACGATCAAGGTCATGAAGTTATTGGAATTGATAATTTTTCAGATTATTATCCAGTCGATTTAAAAAATAAAAATGCAGCAACGCTCAAAGCGAAAGGAATCACAATTTTACAAGCCGATTTACGTGAAACCACTTCTATCCAACAACTTCCCGAAGCTGTTCATTACATATTTCACTTTGCTGCACAACCCGGAATTGCCGCAACTTCCACTTTTGAAGATTACTTGACAAACAATGTCATTGCGACACAAAATTTACTTTCGTATGCATTACAGCTAGATGCTTTAAAACTCTTTGTAAATATTGGAACTTCCTCTATTTATGGCTTAAACGCGACGTTTCCAGAAACCGAAGCGCCAAAACCTGCGTCACATTACGGAGTTACAAAATTAGCTGCGGAACAATTAGTCTTACACAATTCAAGATTGAACAAACTCAAAGCTTGTTCTTTGCGATTGTATTCTGTCTACGGTTCGCGCGAACGTCCAGACAAGCTGTTTACTAAACTTTTAGATTGCGCATTGAACCATAAAACATTTCCACTATTTCAAGGCAGTTTGTCGCACTTGCGAAGCTTTACGCATGTCAGCGATATTGTACAAGGAATTGTCAGTGTCATCGGCAAAGAAGAAGTATGTAACGGCGAAATTTTCAACATAGGAACAGAAGCCGAATACACGACACAACAAGGTGTAGATGCCGTTGAAAAATTATTACAAACTACGATTCAATTTGAAAATTTACCACCGCGTTCGGGCGATCAACAACGTACCAAAGCGAATATTGACAAAGCTCGAAAATTACTCAATTACAATCCTACGGTAACCTTGGAAGAAGGAGTTGCGGAACAATTGGCGTGGTTTCGAGAACTATAA
- a CDS encoding T9SS type A sorting domain-containing protein, whose product MKSKNKIVIVLFLFLGWISFGQDNLIHNAVADQPTFNETPFYKGLVDDYSPKAYTYSGGWNTTNFGNQEGLSVWESDMKTVTKIIEESGELPVKSQFLLHSPDWYMVNAFDGTDKIRLTESGSDIMPHSGLGYMGMGPGELIQQKFFDDNKFEEGETYRLQFYVRTYDDPLRDWSTGVDLNVYLRKNNMEYSIGANQFNNRCDLSKYFNKSSTSNTLQILNQSMTLLSHPTGEWYKISIEFTAPSDSYDWIVIETESASLCDGPYVLLDDFRLSKACEFPDCNRTSGEVFPNHNGATTTTAPLEITNLNNAEIAIVEIFTTLGQPIWNYSVSCTNGIVDPIFWDGRKTSGGYAANAAYLLKITYTNDCGTDTKTSVISKTGNHPAITNNIICNNSGIITPVPCCVYEPDLIIDNTTLPGLGLLDYRVISSINVAPVNNVTVTSNAEVEMRAGNTIELNPGFTVQPGGNYFAEILPCSKMRTASTKPTKVKPVQVVDDKFLDQNSDAAISVYPNPTSNTTTVFIKNFEKGTDYEVVIYNIQGIQQHKLYTKTEKTIVNLSQFSAGIYFIKVANGTTTHSTKLIKQ is encoded by the coding sequence ATGAAAAGCAAGAATAAGATAGTAATCGTATTATTCTTGTTTTTGGGATGGATTTCTTTTGGACAAGATAATTTGATTCACAATGCAGTCGCAGATCAACCTACGTTTAATGAAACTCCTTTTTACAAAGGGTTAGTAGATGATTATTCACCCAAAGCATATACCTATTCAGGAGGTTGGAATACGACGAATTTTGGAAATCAAGAAGGACTTTCCGTGTGGGAAAGTGACATGAAAACCGTGACAAAAATCATTGAAGAATCAGGAGAATTACCTGTGAAAAGTCAATTCTTACTACATTCTCCAGATTGGTATATGGTAAATGCATTTGATGGAACCGATAAAATCAGATTGACAGAAAGCGGAAGCGACATCATGCCGCATTCAGGATTAGGATACATGGGCATGGGACCAGGCGAATTGATACAGCAAAAATTCTTTGACGACAACAAATTTGAAGAAGGAGAAACGTACCGATTGCAATTTTACGTGCGTACCTATGACGATCCGTTACGCGATTGGTCAACAGGTGTAGATTTGAATGTATACTTACGTAAAAATAATATGGAATATTCAATTGGCGCAAATCAGTTCAACAACCGTTGCGATCTGTCAAAATATTTCAACAAATCAAGTACGTCAAATACCTTGCAAATTCTCAATCAATCCATGACCTTACTAAGTCATCCAACAGGGGAATGGTATAAAATTTCAATCGAATTTACAGCACCATCAGACAGTTATGATTGGATTGTAATAGAAACAGAATCAGCTTCACTTTGTGATGGTCCGTATGTATTATTAGATGATTTCAGACTCTCAAAAGCATGTGAATTTCCAGATTGTAACCGAACAAGCGGCGAAGTATTTCCAAATCACAACGGAGCAACCACAACGACAGCGCCACTAGAAATTACCAATCTAAACAACGCAGAAATAGCAATTGTGGAGATATTTACAACGCTCGGACAACCAATATGGAATTACAGCGTAAGTTGTACAAATGGTATTGTAGATCCTATTTTTTGGGATGGAAGAAAGACCAGCGGAGGTTATGCCGCCAATGCTGCATATCTGCTCAAAATTACCTATACAAATGATTGTGGTACAGACACAAAAACATCTGTCATAAGCAAAACAGGAAATCATCCAGCAATTACAAACAACATCATTTGTAACAACTCAGGTATAATAACGCCAGTGCCGTGTTGTGTGTACGAACCCGATTTAATCATTGACAATACAACGCTTCCAGGGTTGGGCTTGTTAGATTATCGTGTCATAAGTAGCATCAACGTTGCGCCAGTAAACAATGTAACAGTAACCAGCAATGCAGAAGTAGAAATGCGCGCAGGAAATACGATCGAATTAAATCCTGGATTTACAGTGCAACCTGGCGGAAATTACTTTGCCGAAATTTTACCATGTTCCAAAATGCGAACCGCAAGCACAAAACCAACAAAAGTGAAACCTGTGCAAGTTGTAGATGATAAATTTTTAGATCAGAATTCGGATGCTGCAATAAGCGTCTATCCAAATCCGACGTCAAATACAACAACGGTATTCATCAAAAACTTTGAAAAAGGAACAGATTACGAAGTTGTTATATACAACATACAAGGAATACAACAGCATAAACTATATACCAAAACTGAGAAAACAATCGTAAATCTTTCACAGTTTAGTGCGGGAATATATTTTATAAAAGTAGCTAATGGAACCACAACGCATAGCACAAAATTGATCAAACAATAG